The bacterium genomic sequence TCTCCCACGACCTGTCGGTGGTGCGGCATCTCGCGGATCGCGTAATGGTGATCTATCGCGGGAGCGTGGTGGAGGAAGGGCGGACCGAAGACGTGTTCGGCTCGCCGCGCCACGAATACACCAAAGCGCTGCTCGCGGCGGTGCCGACCTTCAAGACGCGGGCGGAAGCCTAAGGGGCGCGCAGCGCTTCGAGCAGCTGGTCCACGTTCGGTCGTTCGTCGAGTGACAGCGTGATGGCCTCAATCGCTCGGACCGATGCCGGCGGCAGCGTGCGGGCGGCGAGATCCCGGTATTTCGCGATCACCTCAGCGTCTGGCAGTGGGTTCTCGGGCGCGCCGCGTCCCACGTCCACGTGTCCGGTGTGCGCCTGTCCATCGGTGGTCGTGATCGTGATGTAGGGCTCAGTGCCCTCCGGCAGGGTCGTATCGACGCGCATGTCGACCTTCGCCATCAGCGCGCGGGTGGCGCGATCCGTGAGCCACTTATCTTCATACTCGTCCAACAAGGCCCGGCCGGTCATCAGGGCGACCGCCACGCTGTACGGCAGGCTCATCTGGGCGGCCAGGCGGGTCTCGGGTGCCCGGTCCCCCAGCATCTGCATGTCAGCCGCGGTGCACCGGATCGCGACACCAGCGACCCGGTCGGGGGCCAAGGTGTGGCGGCGCCGCAGATCGAGCACGGCGTCCAGCGCGCTGTGCGCGCCGCGGCAGCAGGCGTATGGTTTGACGCCGCTGCGCATGATCTTGAAATCCGTCCCCAGCCCCTGCGTGAGCCGCTCCGGCTGGGCGTCGCCCCGCGCGTAGGTGTTCAGGAATCCGCCCCACTCAGCTTCGAAGACCTGCGACGGTCCGGTAAACTCTTCGCTTGCCAGCACGCCCGCGACCACGCCCGACTCGGCGGCGCGCCCGGGATGATAACGCTTGCTCATCGCGCCGTCGGCGAGAAACGCCCACGTCCCCCCGGTGAAGGTGCCCGCCAACCCGAGCGCCCACGTCGTGTGGCGGGCGTCCAGATTCAATACTTTGGCGACCGCGGCCGCGGCGCCGAAGCTCCCGCACGTCCCGGTCGAGTGCCAGCCGCGTCCGTTGTGGGCTCGATAGCCGCCGGCCGCCTCCATGACCCGGAGCGCCACGTCGTAGCCCACGACGATCGCCTCGAGGACGCGGGCCCCCGGGACTCCGCGGCCCTCGCACACCGCCAGCACGGCCGGGAGGACGACGGCACCGGAATGATCGCACCCGCCGAAGTCGTCCAGTTCTTGGGCATGCGCGGTGATGCCGTTGACCAGGGCCGCGCCCGCCCGCGTGGTGCGCTGCGCGGTGCCCCACAACGTCGACGGCCCGTCAGGCGCCGCCAGCGTCCGGACCGCGCGAATCGCCGCCTGGCCCTCCGCGGTCGGCACGCCGGCGAGCGCCGCGCCCAATGTATCGAGTGTCAGGATTTTCGCGTGGGCGAGGACGGCGGCCGGCACCTGGTCAAGGCGCAGCGAAACGCCGAACTCGGCGAGTTGCCCGGCGCGCGTCGTCGTCGCGGTCCCGGTGGACGGCACGGCCGTCATGCCGAGAGCGCCCCGGCGGCGCGCTCGAGCCCCGCGATCGCCGCCGCGATCTTGCCGGTCTGCTGCGCGTGCCAGGCGGCGTGCCGGTCGGTCGCCTCGCCGAGCACGCGGATGTGGTCCGCGGCGTGGCGCGGGTTGGCGCTGCCCTCGGTGACCCGCGTCTCGAGGAACGCGCGCGGATCCAGGATGCGGTGAAGATCCGCGGCGCCGAGCTCGATGTCGCGCCCGGCCATCTCCTGCGCGGCGCGGCGGAACAACTCGACGGAGGCGTCGGCCGGGCCCTGTTTGGCGTCGGTCGAGTACTTCACGAAACGCCCCACGACATGATGCGCGGTCCGGAAGGGCAGATCGAACCGGCGGACGAGTTCGTCGGCCAGGTTGCTGGCCGTGCTCCAGAACACGCCCGCCCGCTCGGCCATCACGTCTGCGCGCACACGCAGCGTCCGCACGGCCTCAGCCAGCAGGCGGAGCCCGGCGCGGGACGCGCGCAGCGCCTCCGCCAGGGTGTCGTCCCCGAACATGGCGTCGAGATCGGTCGAGAGCACGCCTCGCTGCGCACACATCATCGACGGCAGCCACCCGGCCGCCTGCCCCGCGAGGGCCTTCACCCGTTCGAGCGCGTGCGGGTTCTTCTTCTGCGGCATGATGCTGCTCGTGCCGGCCAGGCCGTCGGCCACTTCGACAAACGAGAATTCCCACGACGACCAGACGTAGAGGTCGGTCGCGTGGCGGCCCAGGTTGCTCATCAGCAGCGCAAGGGCGGCGACGCCTTCTTCAAGCACATCCCGCGCGAAGACGCCCGCGTCGGAGGCGTTCACCACGAGACCGTCGTGCCCGAGCAGTTCGGCCGTCCGGCGGCGGTTCACGGGCCACGACGTGCCGACCAGCGCGGCGCCGCCAAGCGCGTTGAGGTTGGTGCGAGCGAATGTGCCCTCCAGACGTTGAAGATCGCGCTCGAAGATGCTCGCTTCGCGGAGCAGATAATGCGCGAACGTGCCCGGCTGCGCGTGCTGGAGGTGCGTGTACGCCGGCATGATTGTCTCGGTGTGCTGTGCGGCCAGCGAGAGCAGCGCGCGCTCCAGCGCGATGAGATCGGCGATGGTGCCGAGGAGCGCGTCGCGCAGGTAGACGCGGTCCGCGGCGGCCTCCTGGTCGTTGCGGCTGCGGCCGGTCTGGAGCCGCCCCGCGATGTCGTGACCAAACTGCTGCTCGAGGTAGCGTTCGATCTGCACGAGGTACGAGCCCGACCGCGGCTCCCACGGAAAGTCGTCGGGACCGAGATCCAGGACCTGCCGCAGGCCCCGCAGCAGCTTGGCGCCGCGCTCGCGGGTCAGCATCCCCTCCTCGACCATCATGACGGCGTGCGCGAGGTCCACCAGCGCGTACGCGCGGAACCGCTCGCGAAACATCGGCAGCCTCGGCATCTCGTCATATTCGATCAAGACGTCGCTGCGCGGGCCGAGCCGAGCTTCTTCGAGAAAGAGATCCTGCTTCACGGGTCACCTCGATCGTCCTCGAGCGGGTGCCGCTCTATTCGATGGGTGAGAAGCGCAGTCCCGTCCGCTCGTCCCCACCGGAGGTGGGCGCCACCGACGGGCCGTAGTGTCTTGACCGGAACAGCCAACTTTGGAGGGCATCGCATGCAGCTGGGCGAGCGGGTCAGTGGAGCGGTTGAGGCGCGGCGCGAGGAGCTGATTCGGCGCTGCCAACGGCTGCTCCAGATTCCCAGCATCGACCGGGAGAGCAGCCCGCCCGGCGACACGACAGAGGTACACCGGTTTGCGCGCGGCGATCTCGACGCGCCCGGCGTGGAGCAGTCAGACGTCACCGTGCGCGAGGGCCTCCCGAATTTGATCGCAACCGTCACGGGCGCCGGCCCCGGGCCGCACCTCGTGCTGAACGGCCACTTCGACACGTACCCGCCCGGCGATCGCGGCCGCTGGACCCGCGACCCGTTCGGCGGCGAGCTCGTCGACGGCCGCATCTACGGCCGCGGCGCGATCGACATGAAAGGCGGCGACGCCGCGCTGATGACGGCCTTTCTCGTCATGGCGGAGCACCGCCGGGACTGGCGTGGGCGGATCACGCTGACGCTCGTGTCGGACGAGGAGACCGGGGCAAAGTTCGGGTCTGAGCACCTGGCGGCAAACTGTCCGGAAGTGCAGGGCGACATGGTGCTGAGCGCCGAGCCGAGCGGCGCGAGCCTCGTCCGGTTCGGCGAGAAGGGCGCGAGCCGCCTGACTTTTACGGCCCGCGGGCTCTCGGGGCACAGTCCGGTGCCGAGCATGGGCCGCAACGCGAATCATCTGCTGATGGATTTCTTGACCGATCTGCGGGGCCTCGCCGGCCCGTACGCCGGTACGCCGCCCTGGCTGCGCGAGATGGCGGCGAAGATCGGTCCGACGTTTGACGCGATGTTCGGATCCGGCGCGGCGCGGTATATCCTCGAGACGACGGTCAACGTCGGAGTGCTGCGCGGGGGCGAAAAGGATAGTCTGATCCCGTACCACGCCGAAGCGTGGGTCGATATCCGCATGCCGTTCGGGTTCACGCACGCCGAGGTGATGAACGAAGTCCGCGCTCGG encodes the following:
- a CDS encoding MmgE/PrpD family protein codes for the protein MTAVPSTGTATTTRAGQLAEFGVSLRLDQVPAAVLAHAKILTLDTLGAALAGVPTAEGQAAIRAVRTLAAPDGPSTLWGTAQRTTRAGAALVNGITAHAQELDDFGGCDHSGAVVLPAVLAVCEGRGVPGARVLEAIVVGYDVALRVMEAAGGYRAHNGRGWHSTGTCGSFGAAAAVAKVLNLDARHTTWALGLAGTFTGGTWAFLADGAMSKRYHPGRAAESGVVAGVLASEEFTGPSQVFEAEWGGFLNTYARGDAQPERLTQGLGTDFKIMRSGVKPYACCRGAHSALDAVLDLRRRHTLAPDRVAGVAIRCTAADMQMLGDRAPETRLAAQMSLPYSVAVALMTGRALLDEYEDKWLTDRATRALMAKVDMRVDTTLPEGTEPYITITTTDGQAHTGHVDVGRGAPENPLPDAEVIAKYRDLAARTLPPASVRAIEAITLSLDERPNVDQLLEALRAP
- the argH gene encoding argininosuccinate lyase: MKQDLFLEEARLGPRSDVLIEYDEMPRLPMFRERFRAYALVDLAHAVMMVEEGMLTRERGAKLLRGLRQVLDLGPDDFPWEPRSGSYLVQIERYLEQQFGHDIAGRLQTGRSRNDQEAAADRVYLRDALLGTIADLIALERALLSLAAQHTETIMPAYTHLQHAQPGTFAHYLLREASIFERDLQRLEGTFARTNLNALGGAALVGTSWPVNRRRTAELLGHDGLVVNASDAGVFARDVLEEGVAALALLMSNLGRHATDLYVWSSWEFSFVEVADGLAGTSSIMPQKKNPHALERVKALAGQAAGWLPSMMCAQRGVLSTDLDAMFGDDTLAEALRASRAGLRLLAEAVRTLRVRADVMAERAGVFWSTASNLADELVRRFDLPFRTAHHVVGRFVKYSTDAKQGPADASVELFRRAAQEMAGRDIELGAADLHRILDPRAFLETRVTEGSANPRHAADHIRVLGEATDRHAAWHAQQTGKIAAAIAGLERAAGALSA
- a CDS encoding M20/M25/M40 family metallo-hydrolase: MQLGERVSGAVEARREELIRRCQRLLQIPSIDRESSPPGDTTEVHRFARGDLDAPGVEQSDVTVREGLPNLIATVTGAGPGPHLVLNGHFDTYPPGDRGRWTRDPFGGELVDGRIYGRGAIDMKGGDAALMTAFLVMAEHRRDWRGRITLTLVSDEETGAKFGSEHLAANCPEVQGDMVLSAEPSGASLVRFGEKGASRLTFTARGLSGHSPVPSMGRNANHLLMDFLTDLRGLAGPYAGTPPWLREMAAKIGPTFDAMFGSGAARYILETTVNVGVLRGGEKDSLIPYHAEAWVDIRMPFGFTHAEVMNEVRARLERHPHIECEVRHWRDPNFTDPAHPLVRTMVDSVTAVRGAPVELSCSLGGTDCRFWRRRGTPCVVYGPTPHNIAAPDEYIEVADLVNVTKAHALTMARLLA